The stretch of DNA AcagtggaaggagaagagagacatCATCTTCCATCATGAAGTACATAAAAAAGGTGTAAATAGTATTCCTGTACAGATTATGTACAGTGTGTAACATAGAGCTGGTGAAGTGTACTTTGGTGTCATGCTTTAATGGACCTCCACATGTGCCATTGCTGTGTTAGCTGTGTAATTGGTTGGAACAGGAACTTGGGTTTAAGAAACCTCTAAGTATCATAATGAATTAAATGGCTGTCTGTTGTCAGAATGTTAGTAGTCTTACCAGTTCAGCCGTCATGCTTCCACAGAACAGCTAAAGTTCCATGTTTTTATACCTCCTGTTAATGgtgatgtattttcttttagtttataGACTCATGACACTATTTTTGGTTTCAAGAATTGTCATGCATTGTGGTTTGTGTGAATGATACAAAGTTTTTACATACAAACCACAGTTTGAAATATTGTATTATTTGCATCAAATGTCAATTTTGTATAGAATTCCCACCCAGCCCGGTCTTTGAGGCAGGGCAGTGCTGGACAATACAACAGGTCAAGGTGAACTAAGGGAAAGATTGTCTGAAATGTTTGTGTCAGATTGTCTTCTTGATAAGGAAATGTACAATaatttgaataataataaaaagaaaaagaagaaaaaaaaaaaaaaactaatctaTCCATATACCAAGGTAGTAATTCCACTCAAGGTAGCCCAGAGAAAatgccacacactcacacatcctTCACTGAGCTCCATCCATTCCCAGTGGAGAGTGTCTTGTGGGCCACACTACCACAGTGCAACCCTAACCAGAGCAGGACACTGAAAACAGGTTCAGAATTGTTCTGGGAGGAAGAAACTTGACAGGATCCTTTGGTCCTattgttttttatgtatgtaggGGTACTAGCCAGAGGCAACAAAAAGGTGGCAGGCcctaaacaaagagagagagagaggaaaaagtctTGGAATAAAATGTAGGATCAGTTATAGGGAGTTCTAGTTTACCTCTGCTTACCTTtattcttaacatttttttttcagtgtatgTGTACATGTAAGTATGTTTCTATATCAGTATATGAATGTATGtgatatttttctatctattcattgtttattttttttatgttctctaaatgaataaataaacaagcaaaaacaaataaatgaatatgctaGTTTAAGTTGCtgccttttcattataatttcaaAGTTTTTCCCTGTCCAGTCTGTGCCAGCTATTGTCCCCTcgacaccccaaaaaaaaaaaaaaaaaaataaaataaataaataaaactgaagtgTAACGTTAATGTACTGTAAATACTTTGTTTTCTCAATTACAAAAGCgcgttttcttttcaataactTGCATGAAACAACTCTGGTATCGAACTGAAACCAACTCACTGTAAGACATCGGAGACATAAAGTTAACAAGAGAATCACGATATGTTTCGAAACTTAATTAGCCACTGATCATTTACTATCCATCGACCAAATTATTAAACCTGGCGATTAAACCAACCGGAAGCGAAATATGGAGATTGTAGAGTTTAAAAATATCGCTGCTCTtcctcaaaacaaaaaaatatacgaaaatatACTTAGAGGTAGATAGTTTGCATGCGTGAATATGATTGGGTGAGAGGAGGGAACGAGCGTGCAGTGATTGGTGGAGGAGAGGACGCAGGCGAGGTGTGGGGGGTGCGGACTGCTTGCTGTCCACTACGTTACCTGACGACATGGCGGCCAGGTGAGTGCAGGAAGACGGTGTTGATTGCTTTGGACAGCCCACTTAGAGTGCCTTGAGTGAATAGTGACTTTCGGTGTTCGTCTATGAGAGGAATGTCAGATATTTTGTTTGCGATGTCATTTATCCAGCAAACCATTTTTGTTGAATTAATGAACGTTGTACAGGTTATAGCAGGTAGCAGTTAGGTATATTGGATAATAGATTTGTTTTATGCGTTTCCTTATAATTCCTCAATTGCATACCATTAGGGACTTTATTAATCATTCAGGTTTTGTGGATTAAGTAATTCTTAGAAAAAAGTGAATTCGTGTAATTTGGTGCTGGAAACTGGTTGTATTGATGCAGTTACCCAACAACGTTATTTAATGATGTTTTGGTTGTTAATCTTCCGTCTCATTTACTGCGAGACAAGAGATTGTGATTGTATAAGAAATGTATTACCATGTCTTCACCTCAGACAAGTGACTGTGGCGGCGGTGATGACCCTGGCGGTGGTGGCTGCCGCAGGGATGGCCCTGGCTATGGAAGATGCATCTCCCCGACTTGGCGAAAGGAACTTGACTACCGTAGTGGAGGAGAACCTAGATGAATTAGTGGACGTCGTCGAGGAAGAACTGGGTTTGGAGGACGGGGACCTGTCTACCCTGATTGACTCTTCCACCTCAAGCTTCGGAAACATCGTCTACAGGCACGTCTTGACCCTTGTGTTTATATCGCATTCGATctggcctgtattcagaaactctttgctctctcaccactattttgcATGGGCTCCAGTTGACGATAGTTATGTaaggtattttcatggttttgtTGATGGTCTGGCAAGATTATTATAAGGAAAACGATCTTGAAAACCTAGGTAAtcacctgtggccttggaaaactgtcatggTAGTAGagcaagcgtttctgaatatggagaTCTTAAATGGACGCACTCCCTTTTTAATACAATCCCTATAGTCTATATTGAGGATTACATTGCTCTATTGCTCTTAACTATCAAAATTCAATCCATCAAAGCACATGTTCAGGTCTCTAGTATGAAAGGtttgtgtttcatatttattcGGTTGCTAATCCATCTTCCACCTTGGTGCTTTACCGTACTGTAAGTGAACGGGGTTAACTTGTCTCATTAAAATTAAAACACGTCCTAGTCTTGTAAGTATTCGTACTAAGGTATGTTAGAATCTTGCTACTCTTCCACCCATTCCTGCATGTAGTGGATTCCTTATTCCGTGTTCCCGCGAGCAGCACCGTGGGCTTTGTGTTGGGAGGCCTGATGCTCTTCGTCTCCATCTTCGACACTACGAGGACACCCGTTATAATGTTCTTTGAGAATATCTTCGGGGGGCGACAAACGAGGCGCCGCAGGGAGGTGAGTGCAGGCCTGGATGCGCAGGTGGCGGCAGCATTCCACGCCTTCACCTCCGCCGTGGACAAGATGGATGTCATTTTGCGAATGAAGTGACCGGaagtaataaaacaatgataGTCATGttaaaatgtcaataaagtactaaaattttatattgtttattcTATCTATCTGAACATCGTAGGTTTGTTTCAATAGGTGCGAATGGCTTTGTTGAAAGATGCAATTGGGTAATTGAAGGTGTTGTAGGTACTGGTTTGGTGGTTATAGAACTGGACGTAAAGGTGGTGCATGTAGGTGTGGGCTTGACAACCGGGAGAACGTGTGGGTTTGACAACCGTGA from Portunus trituberculatus isolate SZX2019 chromosome 20, ASM1759143v1, whole genome shotgun sequence encodes:
- the LOC123506516 gene encoding uncharacterized protein LOC123506516, with translation MAARQVTVAAVMTLAVVAAAGMALAMEDASPRLGERNLTTVVEENLDELVDVVEEELGLEDGDLSTLIDSSTSSFGNIVYSTVGFVLGGLMLFVSIFDTTRTPVIMFFENIFGGRQTRRRREVSAGLDAQVAAAFHAFTSAVDKMDVILRMK